One genomic segment of Chelonia mydas isolate rCheMyd1 chromosome 1, rCheMyd1.pri.v2, whole genome shotgun sequence includes these proteins:
- the CLCN4 gene encoding H(+)/Cl(-) exchange transporter 4 isoform X2 has protein sequence MVNAGDMNGSGNLMDFLDEPFPDVGTYEDFHTIDWLREKSRDTDRHRKITSKSKESIWEFIKSLLDAWSGWVVMLLIGLLAGTLAGVIDLAVDWMTDLKEGVCLSAFWYSHEQCCWTSNETTFDDRDKCPLWQKWSELLVNRSEGASAYILNYFLYIMWALSFAFLAVSLVRVFAPYACGSGIPEIKTILSGFIIRGYLGKWTLLIKTVTLVLVVSSGLSLGKEGPLVHVACCCGNFFSSLFSKYSKNEGKRREVLSAAAAAGVSVAFGAPIGGVLFSLEEVSYYFPLKTLWRSFFAALVAAFTLRSINPFGNSRLVLFYVEYHTPWYMAELFPFILLGVFGGLWGTLFIRCNIAWCRRRKTTRLGKYPVLEVIVVTAITAIIAYPNPYTRRSTSELISELFNDCGALESSQLCDYINDPNMTRPVDDIPDRPAGFGVYTAMWQLALALIFKIIITIFTFGMKIPSGLFIPSMAVGAMAGRMVGIGVEQLAYHHHDWIIFRNWCRPGADCVTPGLYAMVGAAACLGGVTRMTVSLVVIMFELTGGLEYIVPLMAAAVTSKWVADAFGKEGIYEAHIHLNGYPFLDAKDEFTHRTLATDVMRPRRGEPPLSVLTQDSMTVEDVETLIKETDYNGFPVVVSKDSERLIGFAQRRELILAIKNARQRQDGVVSNSIMYFTEDPPELPANSPHPLKLRRILNLSPFTVTDHTPMETVVDIFRKLGLRQCLVTRSGLLGIITKKDVLRHMAQMANQDPESIMFN, from the exons ATGGTTAATGCAGGAGACATGAATGGTTCTGGTAATCTGATGGATTTCCTGGATGAGCCTTTCCCTGATGTTGGGACATATGAGGACTTCCACACCATTGATTGGCTGAGAGAGAAATCACGTGACACCGACAGACATAGGAAG ATTACAAGCAAAAGTAAGGAATCCATATGGGAGTTCATCAAgagtttgttggatgcctggtCAGGATGGGTTGTAATGCTTCTCATAGGACTTCTGGCAG GCACGTTAGCTGGAGTTATAGATTTAGCTGTAGACTGGATGACAGACCTGAAAGAGGGTGTCTGCTTATCTGCATTCTGGTACAGCCATGAGCAGTGCTGCTGGACATCTAATGAAACCACATTTGATGACCGGGACAAATGTCCCCTGTGGCAGAAATGGTCCGAGCTTCTGGTAAACCGGTCTGAG GGTGCAAGTGCTTACATTCTAAACTATTTTCTGTACATTATGTGGGCTCTATCTTTTGCTTTCCTGGCAGTCTCCCTGGTCAGGGTGTTTGCTCCTTACGCCTGTGGTTCTGGGATTCCAGAG ATAAAAACCATCCTGAGTGGTTTCATTATTAGGGGCTACCTGGGGAAGTGGACACTCTTAATCAAAACAGTCACCTTGGTTCTCGTGGTGTCTTCAGGCCTCAGCCTCGGCAAAGAAGGTCCTTTAGTGCATGTGGCTTGTTGCTGTGGTAACTTCTTCAGCAGCCTCTTCTCAAAGTACAGCAAGAAtgaaggaaagaggagagag GTGCTttcagctgcagctgctgcaggagtcTCTGTTGCTTTTGGTGCTCCAATTGGTGGTGTACTTTTTAGCCTGGAAGAG gTTAGTTATTATTTTCCCCTGAAAACCCTCTGGAGGTCATTTTTTGCTGCTCTTGTGGCTGCCTTTACTCTGAGGTCCATCAATCCGTTTGGAAACAGCCGACTGGTTCTTTTTTATGTGGAGTACCACACCCCCTGGTATATGGCTGAACTTTTCCCATTCATTCTGCTTGGGGTCTTTGGAGGTCTGTGGGGGACGCTCTTTATCCGTTGCAACATTGCATGGTGCCGGAGGCGCAAAACAACCAGGCTTGGGAAGTATCCGGTCCTAGAGGTCATTGTGGTAACTGCTATCACTGCCATCATCGCCTATCCTAATCCATACACCCGGAGAAGCACCAGTGAGCTGATCTCTGAGCTTTTCAATGACTGTGGCGCTCTGGAGTCCTCACAACTCTGTGACTATATTAATGACCCAAACATGACCAGGCCCGTAGATGACATCCCTGACAGACCTGCTGGCTTTggagtctacactgcaatgtggcagctggccctggctctgatttttaaaattattatcaCAATATTTACTTTTGGCATGAAG ATCCCTTCAGGCCTCTTTATTCCCAGCATGGCTGTGGGAGCCATGGCTGGTAGAATGGTTGGAATTGGAGTAGAGCAGCTGGCCTACCATCATCATGACTGGATCATCTTCAGGAACTGGTGTAGACCAGGAGCAGACTGTGTCACCCCAGGGCTTTATGCTATGGTGGGAGCTGCAGCATGTCTCG GTGGAGTTACCAGAATGACTGTCTCCCTGGTGGTTATTATGTTTGAGTTAACCGGAGGCTTGGAGTATATTGTACCTCTAATGGCTGCAGCTGTGACCAGCAAGTGGGTAGCAGATGCCTTTGGGAAAGAAGGGATCTACGAGGCACACATCCACTTGAATGGTTACCCATTTCTGGATGCTAAGGACGAGTTCACACACCGAACACTAGCAACAGATGTCATGAGGCCTAGGCGTGGTGAGCCTCCACTCTCTGTTCTGACACAGGATAGTATGACAGTGGAAGATGTGGAGACATTAATCAAAGAGACCGATTACAATGGTTTTCCGGTGGTGGTTTCCAAAGACTCGGAGCGTCTCATTGGTTTTGCACAGAGACGGGAACTGATTCTTGCAATAA AGAACGCAAGACAGCGTCAGGATGGGGTGGTGAGCAATTCTATCATGTATTTCACTGAAGATCCACCAGAGCTCCCAGCCAACAGCCCTCACCCACTGAAGCTACGGCGCATTCTCAATTTGAGCCCTTTCACAGTAACTGACCACACACCAATGGAGACGGTGGTAGACATCTTTCGGAAACTTGGACTCAGACAATGTCTTGTCACACGCAGTGG GCTGCTGGGCATCATAACTAAAAAAGATGTGTTAAGACATATGGCTCAAATGGCAAATCAGGACCCTGAATCTATCATGTTTAACTAG
- the CLCN4 gene encoding H(+)/Cl(-) exchange transporter 4 isoform X1 produces the protein MVNAGDMNGSGNLMDFLDEPFPDVGTYEDFHTIDWLREKSRDTDRHRKITSKSKESIWEFIKSLLDAWSGWVVMLLIGLLAGTLAGVIDLAVDWMTDLKEGVCLSAFWYSHEQCCWTSNETTFDDRDKCPLWQKWSELLVNRSEGASAYILNYFLYIMWALSFAFLAVSLVRVFAPYACGSGIPEIKTILSGFIIRGYLGKWTLLIKTVTLVLVVSSGLSLGKEGPLVHVACCCGNFFSSLFSKYSKNEGKRREVLSAAAAAGVSVAFGAPIGGVLFSLEEVSYYFPLKTLWRSFFAALVAAFTLRSINPFGNSRLVLFYVEYHTPWYMAELFPFILLGVFGGLWGTLFIRCNIAWCRRRKTTRLGKYPVLEVIVVTAITAIIAYPNPYTRRSTSELISELFNDCGALESSQLCDYINDPNMTRPVDDIPDRPAGFGVYTAMWQLALALIFKIIITIFTFGMKIPSGLFIPSMAVGAMAGRMVGIGVEQLAYHHHDWIIFRNWCRPGADCVTPGLYAMVGAAACLGGVTRMTVSLVVIMFELTGGLEYIVPLMAAAVTSKWVADAFGKEGIYEAHIHLNGYPFLDAKDEFTHRTLATDVMRPRRGEPPLSVLTQDSMTVEDVETLIKETDYNGFPVVVSKDSERLIGFAQRRELILAIKNARQRQDGVVSNSIMYFTEDPPELPANSPHPLKLRRILNLSPFTVTDHTPMETVVDIFRKLGLRQCLVTRSGRLLGIITKKDVLRHMAQMANQDPESIMFN, from the exons ATGGTTAATGCAGGAGACATGAATGGTTCTGGTAATCTGATGGATTTCCTGGATGAGCCTTTCCCTGATGTTGGGACATATGAGGACTTCCACACCATTGATTGGCTGAGAGAGAAATCACGTGACACCGACAGACATAGGAAG ATTACAAGCAAAAGTAAGGAATCCATATGGGAGTTCATCAAgagtttgttggatgcctggtCAGGATGGGTTGTAATGCTTCTCATAGGACTTCTGGCAG GCACGTTAGCTGGAGTTATAGATTTAGCTGTAGACTGGATGACAGACCTGAAAGAGGGTGTCTGCTTATCTGCATTCTGGTACAGCCATGAGCAGTGCTGCTGGACATCTAATGAAACCACATTTGATGACCGGGACAAATGTCCCCTGTGGCAGAAATGGTCCGAGCTTCTGGTAAACCGGTCTGAG GGTGCAAGTGCTTACATTCTAAACTATTTTCTGTACATTATGTGGGCTCTATCTTTTGCTTTCCTGGCAGTCTCCCTGGTCAGGGTGTTTGCTCCTTACGCCTGTGGTTCTGGGATTCCAGAG ATAAAAACCATCCTGAGTGGTTTCATTATTAGGGGCTACCTGGGGAAGTGGACACTCTTAATCAAAACAGTCACCTTGGTTCTCGTGGTGTCTTCAGGCCTCAGCCTCGGCAAAGAAGGTCCTTTAGTGCATGTGGCTTGTTGCTGTGGTAACTTCTTCAGCAGCCTCTTCTCAAAGTACAGCAAGAAtgaaggaaagaggagagag GTGCTttcagctgcagctgctgcaggagtcTCTGTTGCTTTTGGTGCTCCAATTGGTGGTGTACTTTTTAGCCTGGAAGAG gTTAGTTATTATTTTCCCCTGAAAACCCTCTGGAGGTCATTTTTTGCTGCTCTTGTGGCTGCCTTTACTCTGAGGTCCATCAATCCGTTTGGAAACAGCCGACTGGTTCTTTTTTATGTGGAGTACCACACCCCCTGGTATATGGCTGAACTTTTCCCATTCATTCTGCTTGGGGTCTTTGGAGGTCTGTGGGGGACGCTCTTTATCCGTTGCAACATTGCATGGTGCCGGAGGCGCAAAACAACCAGGCTTGGGAAGTATCCGGTCCTAGAGGTCATTGTGGTAACTGCTATCACTGCCATCATCGCCTATCCTAATCCATACACCCGGAGAAGCACCAGTGAGCTGATCTCTGAGCTTTTCAATGACTGTGGCGCTCTGGAGTCCTCACAACTCTGTGACTATATTAATGACCCAAACATGACCAGGCCCGTAGATGACATCCCTGACAGACCTGCTGGCTTTggagtctacactgcaatgtggcagctggccctggctctgatttttaaaattattatcaCAATATTTACTTTTGGCATGAAG ATCCCTTCAGGCCTCTTTATTCCCAGCATGGCTGTGGGAGCCATGGCTGGTAGAATGGTTGGAATTGGAGTAGAGCAGCTGGCCTACCATCATCATGACTGGATCATCTTCAGGAACTGGTGTAGACCAGGAGCAGACTGTGTCACCCCAGGGCTTTATGCTATGGTGGGAGCTGCAGCATGTCTCG GTGGAGTTACCAGAATGACTGTCTCCCTGGTGGTTATTATGTTTGAGTTAACCGGAGGCTTGGAGTATATTGTACCTCTAATGGCTGCAGCTGTGACCAGCAAGTGGGTAGCAGATGCCTTTGGGAAAGAAGGGATCTACGAGGCACACATCCACTTGAATGGTTACCCATTTCTGGATGCTAAGGACGAGTTCACACACCGAACACTAGCAACAGATGTCATGAGGCCTAGGCGTGGTGAGCCTCCACTCTCTGTTCTGACACAGGATAGTATGACAGTGGAAGATGTGGAGACATTAATCAAAGAGACCGATTACAATGGTTTTCCGGTGGTGGTTTCCAAAGACTCGGAGCGTCTCATTGGTTTTGCACAGAGACGGGAACTGATTCTTGCAATAA AGAACGCAAGACAGCGTCAGGATGGGGTGGTGAGCAATTCTATCATGTATTTCACTGAAGATCCACCAGAGCTCCCAGCCAACAGCCCTCACCCACTGAAGCTACGGCGCATTCTCAATTTGAGCCCTTTCACAGTAACTGACCACACACCAATGGAGACGGTGGTAGACATCTTTCGGAAACTTGGACTCAGACAATGTCTTGTCACACGCAGTGG AAGGCTGCTGGGCATCATAACTAAAAAAGATGTGTTAAGACATATGGCTCAAATGGCAAATCAGGACCCTGAATCTATCATGTTTAACTAG